The region ACGCCATCCAGTCGGGTCTCTTCGGCTACCGTCACCGGTTCCGCCAGGTAGGTATCCAGATCCGGCGCCGACCGGTCGGTGGAATCAGCCACTGTCGGTTCCTTTTCCGAACAGGCGGACAGTAACAGTGACACAGCGGTCAGGGCGATCCATCGGTTCATGATGTGGCTCCGGGTTGTCAATTGTTCGCAGAGAGAAACCAGTCTCACAGTATGCTTAGCCTTATACCTTCAGTGCTTGATATGCATCAAGGTTTGCCAACCCTTGCACTCGCATACTGAAGTGGTCACGACGCCCGACAGGGACGCAGGGAATGGCCTAAGCATAGACCACATCTTCCCCGTTCACTGCCTGGCTCATTCCTGATTCAGAGGGTAAGGTTATGGCAACCATAGCGGTCATGGGAGCGGGGCTTGGCGGTATGCAGGCCGGCTACGATGCAAAGAAAATTCTCGGTGCCGGGCACCGGGTGGTACTGATCAACCCCAGCCCACACTTTCAGTTCACGCCCTCCAATCCCTGGGTGGCGGTGGGCTGGCGTAAGCCGGATTCGGTCACGGTGGACATAGGCCCGGCGGTCAGTGCCAAAGGGGTCGAGTTTATCGCCGCCAGCGTGACCCACATCGATCCCAAGGCCAACCGGCTGACCCTCTCCAACAACGACCAGGTCGAGTTCGACTACCTGATCATCACCACCGGCCCCAAGCTTGCCTTTGATGAAATTCCCGGTTTCGGCCCCGAGGGTTTTACCCAGTCGGTGTGCACTAACCCCCATGCCCAATCGGCCTTTGCCGCCTACGAGAAATTTCTGGAAAACCCCGGCCCGATCGTGGTCGGTGCCGTGCAGGGGGCCAGTTGTTTTGGCCCGGCCTACGAGTTCGCGTTTATCCTCGACGCGGACCTGCGCAAGCGCAAACTGCGCCACAAGGTGCCCATGACCTATGTCACCAGCGAACCCTATATTGGCCATATGGGCCTGGGCGGTGTGGGCGACTCCAAAGGCCTGCTCGAATCCGAGTTTCGCCAACGGGATATCCGCTGGATCACCAACGCCAAGGTGGATGAGGTCACCCGGGAACACGTCAAAGTGACCGAACACAATCTCAAGGGCGAACCGGAAAAAACCCATGAACTCAAGAGCCGCTTTACCATGTTGCTGCCCGCCTTCAAGGGCGTGGATGCGGTGGCCGCCGTGCCACAATTGTGCAACCCGCGCGGCTTCGTGCTGATTGACGACTACCAGCGCAACCCCACCTATCCGCATATTTACGCCGCCGGGGTGTGCGTGGCCATTGGGCCGCCCGAACCCACACCGATTCCCACCGGTGTACCCAAAACCGGCTATATGATTGAATCTATGGTTACGGCGGCGATTGAAAATATCAAAGCCGATATCGAGGGCAAGGAGTCCCGCGCCCAGGCCACCTGGAACGCCGTCTGCCTGGCGGACATGGGCGATACCGGCGCCGCCTTTGTCGCGCTGCCACAGATTCCGCCGCGCAACACCACCTGGGCGAAAAAAGGCAAATGGGTTCACCTGGCCAAGGTGGCCTTCGAGAAGTATTTCCTGCACAAAATGCGCAGTGGCAACACCGAACCCGTTTACGAAAAGTATGTCCTGAAGGCGCTCGGTATTGAGCGCCTGAAAGAGCAATAGCCGTTGATATCCGAGGAGCCTGTCAGCGCCATGATTCAGACCCTGTGCCCCCACTGCCTGACCCCCAATCGGGTCGATCCGACCCGGCTGGGCGACAAACCCAAATGCGGCAAGTGCCACCAGCCGCTGTTCGTCGGCGCACCCCTGGCCGCCGACGATACTCAGTTCCAGCGGCTGCTCAGCAAAGAGCAGCTCCCGTTGGTGGTGGACTTCTGGGCCGACTGGTGCGGCCCCTGCAAAGCCATGGCGCCGGTGTTTGCCAAAGTGGCGGCAGAACAGGAACCCCGAGCGCGATTTGTCAAAGTCGACACCGAACGGGCCCGTCAGGCCGCGAGCCAATTCAACATTCGCAGCATTCCGACGCTGATGATTTTCAAAAACGGCAAGCCGGTGGCCCAGCAGGCCGGGGCCTTACCCTATCCGAACCTGGTGCAGTGGTTAAACAGCGCCCTGTAATGAAAAAGTCTCGATTCGTTCATGGTGGAACGCCCTCG is a window of Marinimicrobium sp. C6131 DNA encoding:
- a CDS encoding NAD(P)/FAD-dependent oxidoreductase, yielding MATIAVMGAGLGGMQAGYDAKKILGAGHRVVLINPSPHFQFTPSNPWVAVGWRKPDSVTVDIGPAVSAKGVEFIAASVTHIDPKANRLTLSNNDQVEFDYLIITTGPKLAFDEIPGFGPEGFTQSVCTNPHAQSAFAAYEKFLENPGPIVVGAVQGASCFGPAYEFAFILDADLRKRKLRHKVPMTYVTSEPYIGHMGLGGVGDSKGLLESEFRQRDIRWITNAKVDEVTREHVKVTEHNLKGEPEKTHELKSRFTMLLPAFKGVDAVAAVPQLCNPRGFVLIDDYQRNPTYPHIYAAGVCVAIGPPEPTPIPTGVPKTGYMIESMVTAAIENIKADIEGKESRAQATWNAVCLADMGDTGAAFVALPQIPPRNTTWAKKGKWVHLAKVAFEKYFLHKMRSGNTEPVYEKYVLKALGIERLKEQ
- the trxC gene encoding thioredoxin TrxC → MIQTLCPHCLTPNRVDPTRLGDKPKCGKCHQPLFVGAPLAADDTQFQRLLSKEQLPLVVDFWADWCGPCKAMAPVFAKVAAEQEPRARFVKVDTERARQAASQFNIRSIPTLMIFKNGKPVAQQAGALPYPNLVQWLNSAL